Within Topomyia yanbarensis strain Yona2022 chromosome 2, ASM3024719v1, whole genome shotgun sequence, the genomic segment tggagggaaactgtttttcgccgatgacttgaagatatttcttgtgaaaaggaatgaagccgattgccgtgagttacagtgtctcattgatacattttacaattggtgtcaaagaaacatgttgatcctttgtgttacgaaatgttttgtcagttttcatcgtacaagagacatgcttaattttaactacaacattgccggaactcagctgcaaTGCGTTGAACGCGTAAAAGATCTAGGTGTTATTCTCGATGAAAGGCTAACTTATACCAATCACCTGTCAGCGACTATCGACAAAGCAAATCGACTtcttggttttatgttcaaaatttctagcgaattccgggatcctctgtgtttcaaggttttatattgctcactggtgcgctcgcagttggaatttgcaaacatcATCTGGTGCCCTGATCATGCAACGTGGATTGAAAGGattgaagctgtccagcgcaaatttatacgatatgCTTTTCGTCAATTGCATTGGAATGATCCGTTGAACCTGCCACCATATGAGAACCGTTGCAGACTATTAGGACTAcatactttgcaagaacgtTGAAATACTTCGCAGGCCATTTTCATATCAAAGCTTCTGTTGGCtgagtatgatgttcccgatctccttggacaaatcaacctctacgccccaacccgtgttcttcgccatcggacattactacacatcgaaatgcgaaacaccaactacgctgctaatagtccgattttaacgacggttcgtcgcttcaacgagcttgccgagcactttgacctcaattataattcatcacaatttcgtcaccgtttgctgttacattaggttaattatttttagtttagttcattaacacttagtgtcagatgaacacaaattttaaatacaaatacaaataaaaattcaaatacaAAATCAAATGATCATAAAAACTGATTATGACCTACTAGAGACcaacgaaaaacgccatttttcatcagtttctgtGTGGATGTTTTCATGCAggtattttatttgatattgaCATAATTTGTTAACTATAAGATCCTCACTATAAGATCAGGTacaagcagagttaaaaataatcgaagctcttttttgatggTCGAAAATGAACCTGATCGCATcaggtgaatagaaaaaatattcattgaaatatccatgttattcattcagttgaatatcgtacaatattttcatttcactaattatctaggaaaatgatttcaaattccAGTAAAGTATATGAAACAACAaccatcatcgcttacattgtgccagggcctactttgatgcgtttgattcgtttctgcacggtcgcttcgtgtaataatagaagacgaatgaaaatctgcatggatgaatgggcggtttgttcgtttgacgttttcagctgcgtcactgaatattgaaaatgaatattgaaaaaaaaaatcattcaatgaatttgaatatttttaactctgggtaCAAGATCTCATTACCACAATTTACCAAAAGTCACCATGGTGTTTAAAACATTaagttctcaatgtaatgatcagatagtaaacttccaaaattattatttaaacattaaatattatatatattccacgcgaagtgatcaaaaaaagatgcaaacatgaaatcgaccttcacggatttgaacaaaatttggagaaattgttcatctagggccaatatataaaaacccaaatttttgtgtcaattgaaccacccctcgggtcatgggagcaccccccgttttggcaaattgccaaaacccttgattttcttttaatcatatctccggttctatttactctagaatcaaaccacaaggtggcttttgaagaaaattgttcaaggagactataaaaaatattattttttgccgacagtgttgccaactatgcaattttttcagttaaatattaaaagttattttttctcaaaatacgtatattttaattttgaaaattttaatgccatcgcgttccttagacattttcacataaaaaacacttatcatcccaatataatatgagcgcatcctgagatataccgttttgaagggaaaaactccgattttctcatataaaaatccatttttattggccaaaattgagaaaatcttcaaactgtcataaaaatcgaccctgatctgctagaagcaaaccaaaaacgtagtttttcatcatttctcgtctacttcacgaaaaattatgtttgaactcagaatactcaagttggttttttagtgttgtgcgcttgcgattttatatgggaaattgcggttttttctcttcaaaacggtgtatctcaggatgcgctcatattatattgggatgataagtgttttttatgtaaaaatgtctgaggaacgcgatggcattaaaattttcaaaattaaaatatacgtattttgataaaaattaacttttaatatttaactgaaaaaattgcatagttggcaacactgtcggcaaaaaataatattttttacagattccttgaacaattttcttcaaaagccatcttatggtttgattctagagtaaacagAACCGGAGagataatcaaaagaaaatcaagggttttggcaatttgccaaaacggggggtgctcccatgacccgaggggtggttcaattgtcacaaaaatttgggtttttatatattggccctagatgaacaattcctctaaattttgttcaaatccgtggaggtcgattacacgtgccttgatcacttcgcatggaatgacccatatatatatattttgtattaaattggctaccacaaatatttttttccaattcaaATAATTTAGGTTTGGGGAGGGGGGAGGTTTAACCCCTAACCCCCCTGGATACGCCACTAGTTTGCTTATGTTCGACTGCCTCATTGTCTAGTGGCTCCAGTGAAATCAGCTGGCTGAGCAACTGCGACTATATTTGATGCACCTTTCAGACGCGcgcaatgtgagatttttttataagcgcgacaatatAATACACAGACTCTAGTCAAAATGAATTTATTTGCCAAACTTGCCAAAAGCATATTTTGTACAACTTGACCTATGCTAGTATACATGTGGGTGACGTTACGTTGGTTTGTGTCCACCTATAGGATGCTGTACCACTATTATCAAAAATCTTATTTTATGCGTATGTTTAGCTCTAGCAACCAATGAAATGAAAGTCTTTTGGTAGCATTGACAGTCAATGTAGGCTTACCTGCTGCTTCTTTTCGAATATATGCGTTGAGCGCCTCTgcgaactgattcgaattttctAGAGCTGCGCACACTTTTCTTATCCGTTGGGGCATTTCATCTAAAATAGTGTTTTCACATATTGGTGGCACTGACGTTGTGGCTTGACAAGCTGTTATTGCAATGTTCATCATTATAATAGAGCAGCAAAGGAAACAGATGATTTTTGTTCGCGACCtatggaataaaaaaaaaaacacaaataagCTTATTTATAGCGTATCCCGATTGTGACAAGTGCCAATTTCTTGAACAAGCTGTGCTGTCTTGTGACAACAACTAACCAGACAACAATGTTAATATCAAACGCACATTGAAGCCAAAGAGCTTATAGCAAAACTGATGCAAAATGGTCCCTACCATATGTCTCTCAGATTTTGGTTAACTTGAGTGTTCATacttattgaacaaatttccatCTGAGATTTCcgctattttaagaaaaataatCGAAATGTTATGATGGATTATGCTAtcagaatatttttttcgtctAGTAGCCTGCCAACCGCCTCGAAATTGTTAATAAAACAAACTTTTACTGCCCAAAAAAGCATAAGAGTTCCATGAGTGTGTACGCTGCTTTAGAGTCACATTTTCATTCAGTATTTTTACTTTTGTAATCAAACCTGGTAAGGAACCGTTTATAAATtccgtaacgcaaaaattgtccaaagttGACGCTTGCtgcccccatgtaacaaattatcTAAACTCTCTTTTTCCCCCCACatccctattacgtaacaaattcgtttaattttttttcttcggcgaTGGTGTTACGTAACGTTCTGGTTTACTCCACCTCCTccatatgtcacaatttgtccCATTTGTAATATTCCATAACCCCTAAAAGCGTAACATGTGATTCAGAATACAAGTCGCAAGTCAAATGTGATTCAGAATACaattcaaaaacctgttttaatccacctaacggtgcaattgtgcctttctcaatcatgaacacgagaatttttagtttcgtatattttttaaaagctttcaaatgtatatattacaattttattatacatgacttgacaactatatacaagaaaacaaatcattattcgagttctaaaattttgcaaaagaaaaaccagccacggtaatattgaattgaaaacctgttttaatccacctaatggtgcaattgtgcctttctcattgatccaatagcaagttatattcaatatatttgcgaaaatgtctattacattcttattacactttgcacatatttacaagggcacgagtgccacgaacctgatgagtaACATGTTGACGACGACGTccttggaacaaaaaatataatattcaagtggataaatcagcatgaattaaatgttgtcttcgtataacatattttggaatgcaGTGAGAGGGGAAAGGGATTATACCTGTAAAAGAGGATGTGAGAGTTGCCTAGTTGGTGAAAAtggattcagtcatcaccgaatccgatgtgactttaattctggaatataCCCGGTACCTTATTTCGGTTTAAATTCCTATGTAACCGTAGTACCTCCGAAATcaaaagtcagatctgaatgaaattcaatagcagtcaatgggtgtataatatttatcatttgaaatcaagtttgtaaaaatcagttaagaatttgctgagaaataggtgtgatattatcaTACGAACTTTGATAGTTACCCGAGAgtatcatgaaccgtcataggtggccaatattttttttgttttgattataaaggttttaaccttagggtcatttgcctctttgtcgggttagaaaaatctctaaccctatgtgcggggttgggaattgaacccaggtgagctgggtacaaggcaatcgatttaccaaccagGCTATCTCCACCCCTTAAGTGGTGGCCAACATGGCCAAAACTACCTTGATTGGTCTTTAAGGATCTAGGCCCACTAATCAAAGTAAAGTTAAATCCGtttcaatatgtattgcatcatttggacatcttcatgttgcaagtttatataggaatttgctatgtggctGCAGGCTTCATcacgtaattccggaaccggaggtaggataaaaaaatacaatggcagcttatgggagcgttagaatcgttcatttgaaactaagtttgtgaaaatcggttcagccatctctgagaaaattgagcggCTTTATTTGATACACACATTCACCCACAGACATTTTGCAGTCTCGACGATttgaatcgaatagtatgtgACACTTGGCTCTCTGGGACTAAAATGGCAGGTCGATTTTTGAAGTGATTTCCTAATATGTATATAAGAaagccaaaaatcatttatatttccaaaccaaacTAATTTCATATCTGTTTTGCAGAGTAGATTTGTTTCGTGATGACGTATTTGATAGGTCGATTGATTTGAGGTATCAACTAATGAAAGTAGTACTGTTCGTGAAATCTTTGTTCTGGTTGCAGCTTCGCCAAACGGTTGACTGCTCATCTTTTTAGTTTAgctgtgtaaatattttttcaagaacATGGTAAGCATGTTTGGTTATATTCAAGATGATGTTCGAATAATACTTCTAACATTAATAGtattaattcaacaaaaattattAGCTGACAATTAACTAACATATATATTTTCGAAATCTGAACGGatctgattttttcagatttggacgAATCTGAAAGCTGACAAGTCCATACAACTAATAAATAATGTTATAACTAGTGTATTAGGAAAAGATTGAAGAGTTAAAATAACTCAATTGCTCCTTTTATAAACTGGCTGTCCACAAATGGACGAaagcaaacagaacaaaatcgaatatgatttttaattattcgagttgtttgaaacactcaaagaacatcaatttgaaagaacaatgtGAACAATGGACTAGTTCGCTATGGACATGTGTGACAAAGATCTATTTTGTGGAGAGTACAGCCGCAATGAGACGAGAAGGTATTTATGGAACATTATTGTCATGTTGTACCATTAAATTGTACGATTGATAGATTATAGTGAAGACCCGCTTTTATCAGcccacgattttgtcagcctcatatgaaaattgatagttggtaattTGAtcagctctagcagacgaaccaagtcgaattcgagtaaattttttcttgagcatatttttttatcttggagatccttaatatgaaaaattttaattttattttaaattttgcgctgacTGAACCTATTAAGcgaaatttatactaaataatcggaaagggttatgaagctatatctagggactaaaggagaatattttaagagcttcggtttgttaaaaagaaagaaaaatatatgtcccgattttgtcaatatccccTTTTAACCAGCCAAAAACTCACCAAAGGGCTGTTAAAAatggatcttcactgtattagaattgtttaaagttgatgcaagttattatgaaaattctgctagttaacttgagtgcttatgctacagaatttgcgaagttaaaGGCTGATGAAGTACTATCTTTGATAGTCGACACTAAGCTAACAAGGCATCAATACTTATTAATTTTCGCACAAGTAGTAGAAAGGCGTCTGGAGTACtagggctctaaattttcataactttccctacccagtaatctctagctaattaaatgtcgttaaaatataaaaaaagtgTTATACCTAAATCGAAAATACAGCTAAGAAATCAACCGAATTGAGGCTAGCCTAAACACACAATTGATAAAATCGtcaattaaaatcaacaaacGATACCGAGATGATAGCTGAAAGTCATAGTAATGTCCATAAAGTTGGAAGAGCAAAATCAGCAGAACATGATTATGAATATTCTATAATTTAGTGCTAATTAAATGCAAATTTAATGtacaattgaaaaatttaatgcttttttggATTTGGTTTTATTACATGTTCAGCTGGCTTAACATAAAGATAGCAGAGCAACGATGTAAAAGTCATTGTAAAACCTACTGAAGCACATTGATTTATTTGAATAATtaaatgctaattaaatgctaattaagtgtatttgtaaaaaattgttttttacaaGAAATCACTTGTTCTGCTCACTTAACATAAAGTTAGCAGAACAACGATGTTAAAGTCATCGTAAAACCTTGTAAACGCACATTTAATTACTCGATAATtaaatgctaattaaatgcacTTTAAGAAATCACTTGCTCTGTTGACTTGACAAAAAGTTAGCAGAACAAAGATGTAAAAGTCATTGTAAAATCTACTAAAGTACATTTAGTGATTTAAATAGTtaaatgctaattaaatgcactagtagaaaattgttcataattttttaaagaaataacTTGTTCTGATGGGTTAACAGCAAGCAGAAAAATAATGTAAGTCATTGTAAAATCTACTAaagaatatttaataatttgagtaattaaattctaataaaattcacttgtagAAAATTGTTTACAACTGTTTCTATGATATCACTTGTTCTGCTGGGTTAGTATCCAGCAAAAAATGATgtaaaagtcattgttaaaTCTGTTAAGTACATTTAATGATACAAGTAATTAAATGCTAATTAATTGTTAATTAAATGCATTCGTGAAATTACTAGTTCTGCTGGGTTAACATCAAGCAGAACAATGATGTAAAAGTGATCTTAAACTATACTAAAGCACATTTAGTGATTTAATTAGTtaaatgctaattaaatgcagttgtaaaaaaatatttacaattttattgacACGCTCACCAACATTCCTCGAAAATAGTCGATACTATATTTTTAAATCGCTATACTCAGTGTTCGcttgaccaatttggacaattttagaatcTACAGCGTTTTTAAAGACTATTAAAGAATGAttggaattaaatttatttttaagattATTAAAGAATGATTGGAATTGAACTTTCAAcgatttggagcaagtactacaaaaaactagaacttgcaAATTTGTGTGAAGAACTTAAAAActgctcccattttggcacactccgtttttggcaacaaatgggtttcgtttttggcaacattcttgttgtacataataagtcttttaaaaatgcgcaatatttgtttttgtagcaattgacatcacattggactttatttccaaacatgggagtcctATTAACCCTCaggcgcaaatcattttttcaaattttgttaaaattctctcatagtttcaatacacTACCGTGATaatttttagatgtttttagcAATTTTGTTATGAAACAgcgttatttttttcataaaacgtttatttgacacggcatttgcaaaaacttttttacgtcggggtttcttttgcctttctcatatagaaaggttatgcaatcactctgaaaaacgtcaacctaatcccggcccggagggccgagtgtcatatcccattcgactcagttcgtcgagatcggaaaaagtctgtatgtgtgtgtatgtatgtatgtgtgtgtgtatgtgtgtgtatgtgtgtgtgtatgtatgtgcgtatgtgtcaaataatgtcactcatttttctcagagatggctggaccgatttgcccaaacttagtctcaaatgaaaggtgcaaccttcccatcggctgctattgaattttggatcgattggaattctggttccggaattacgggtttcagagtgcggccacacagaaatttctcatataaactataggaaaaattaaaaatagaatttttatttttaatgctaaatgtgttcaaggtgcatgaaacgtcgagatttgatgcaaactcgaaaaaaacttgacgacgattcacttttttggattttggcacatttttgcctttctcatatagaaaggttatgcaatcactctgaaaaacgtcaacctaatcccccctattttttttgacattaaaaatgtcttactccactatctggggctaggtgtcattctaaaatctaaactatctcccatgtaacgaaactatgtaaggttttcacgcttataactccgatattactagatggattttaatcattcatacaccaaccgattcagaaacacctaacttaaatattggtaataatttaatatctccccaataaaagtagacttttggaaattggtaaaattaaaaagttcacgaaaaacgggaaaattaccattcgtgaggcagatttctcagacacagccgtcaaaagagggcagcttagtgactcaatgaaagacgaaaagtcataaatagaagcgacgcatgtccgtttaaatcagttgttgctcttgtctcatacgaacaacatcgtctccgggcgatgcaataagcgctatcgattttcggcaacgttggcatttgcacacactcgcacctatgtgactaaaccatatacggttagtttataaatagaggtgacgcgtacccgtttgaatcagtttttgttcttatgtcgaacgggtaagatcatggctgcagcgtgtgggcactacaataagcggtagacgctatgcattttcggcagcggtggccgtgtgcggatttttcgggtaccagcacggtgtcacagaatgatttgcaaagtgggtgggtggggtggtttggatttaattcaatacggtgtgtgctgcttaagagtgttgcgtttgaataaaatatatttatttttatgcatgcgtgtgcgttgtaacttgttaatccatgtttacggcgcattgtagctgcctagggtaaagagcctattggttttcatatgtttcatattttggttatatgttttttatcaggagggcatctgacaacgtgcttctgtagttattgcactgtt encodes:
- the LOC131683211 gene encoding dromyosuppressin; protein product: MSRTKIICFLCCSIIMMNIAITACQATTSVPPICENTILDEMPQRIRKVCAALENSNQFAEALNAYIRKEAAGVRQGRAECAPVSGRRFTSAQQ